In Serratia marcescens subsp. marcescens ATCC 13880, a single genomic region encodes these proteins:
- a CDS encoding sulfite exporter TauE/SafE family protein yields MVILKITYSIWLYVIAKCNKLFDNQCELIVNKYHKHRSGINPLDFFHFTFYTLMLLVITGGIVGFLLALTGGGGSIVCVPLLLYMVQIPDTHLVIGTSAMSVAVSALLNLFAHAAKGNVRWRTGIVVSLVAVAGTLAGSQMGKITDGRYLTLPFALLMLIVAGLTLKKNHRAGNGLASPDAAFHPAIVWPCVLALGAVAGFLGIGGGFLVVPALLWFFRFSLLEAVATSLVVVSAMGLSTSASYALSGKVSLVITCWLIVGGVLGGVVGVALTERLKKREDIIRVLYAAMLLVLALYMLFKSL; encoded by the coding sequence ATGGTTATATTAAAAATCACATATTCGATTTGGCTATATGTAATAGCTAAATGTAATAAGTTATTTGACAATCAATGCGAACTGATCGTTAATAAATACCACAAACACCGTTCAGGAATTAACCCATTGGATTTTTTCCATTTTACTTTTTATACCCTGATGTTATTGGTGATAACCGGAGGAATAGTCGGATTTCTCTTGGCCCTGACAGGCGGAGGCGGCTCCATCGTTTGTGTGCCGCTGCTGCTGTATATGGTGCAAATCCCGGATACGCATTTGGTGATAGGCACCAGCGCCATGTCCGTCGCCGTCAGCGCGCTGCTCAACCTTTTTGCGCACGCCGCCAAAGGAAACGTCCGGTGGCGAACCGGCATTGTCGTGTCGCTGGTCGCGGTGGCCGGCACGCTGGCAGGTTCACAAATGGGAAAAATTACGGACGGGCGCTATCTAACCCTGCCTTTCGCTTTGCTGATGCTGATTGTCGCCGGATTAACGCTGAAAAAAAATCACCGGGCCGGCAACGGATTGGCTTCTCCTGATGCGGCCTTTCATCCCGCCATCGTGTGGCCCTGCGTGTTGGCGCTGGGCGCGGTGGCCGGCTTTCTGGGGATCGGCGGCGGATTTTTAGTGGTGCCGGCGCTGCTCTGGTTTTTCCGCTTTTCGCTGCTTGAAGCGGTGGCCACCTCGCTGGTGGTGGTTTCTGCCATGGGTTTATCGACGAGCGCAAGCTATGCCTTGTCCGGCAAGGTGTCGCTCGTCATCACGTGCTGGCTGATCGTCGGCGGTGTTCTGGGGGGCGTCGTGGGGGTTGCGCTCACCGAGCGCCTGAAGAAACGCGAGGACATTATCCGTGTGCTCTACGCCGCCATGCTCTTGGTGCTGGCCCTTTATATGCTTTTTAAAAGCTTATAA
- the blh gene encoding bifunctional sulfur transferase/dioxygenase Blh: MRIRTYHHQLSFSGAPAASDFATLHQQGYRLIVNNRPDEEPGEYLDHQQEKALAEQGGMRYVYLPYTFDTLTWETVYTFQFLLRQGKKTLAHCRSGARSACLTLLYALREGRIDEAQFRSQCEEYGADADKALSWYRRHQPVQSHAEVHAFYEPESGSLQYVVADPKARRCAIIDPVLDFDRRSGTVSHQQARTILSFIQQRGWGVAWVLDTHPHADHFSAATWLAQKTGALTGIGEKITAVQGLWQDIYNLKELPPAETLWDALFADGDVFFIGNLRAEVLLSPGHTLASVTYHIADAAFIHDTFFMPDSGTARADFPGGNAEALWDSLQRILSLPADTRLFTGHDYRPAGREARWESTVREQRENNPWVANMDKAQFIAQRKQRDATLPHPELMLMALQVNIRGGVLPDCEDDGRHYLKIPVNRFKG; the protein is encoded by the coding sequence ATGCGCATCCGTACATACCATCATCAGCTCTCCTTTTCGGGGGCGCCCGCAGCGAGTGATTTCGCTACCCTGCATCAACAAGGCTACCGGCTTATCGTCAACAACCGGCCGGACGAAGAGCCGGGAGAGTATCTTGACCATCAGCAAGAGAAAGCGTTGGCTGAACAAGGGGGGATGCGTTACGTCTATCTCCCTTATACGTTCGATACGCTGACCTGGGAGACCGTTTACACCTTCCAGTTTCTGTTGCGGCAAGGCAAGAAGACCCTGGCGCATTGCAGGAGCGGGGCGCGCTCGGCTTGCCTCACTCTGCTGTATGCGCTGCGTGAAGGGCGGATCGATGAAGCGCAATTCCGCAGCCAATGCGAAGAATATGGCGCGGATGCCGATAAGGCGCTCAGTTGGTATCGCCGGCATCAGCCCGTTCAGTCTCATGCGGAAGTGCATGCGTTTTATGAGCCGGAAAGCGGCAGCCTGCAGTATGTCGTCGCCGATCCCAAGGCGCGTCGCTGCGCCATCATCGATCCGGTGCTGGATTTTGATCGCCGATCGGGCACGGTCTCGCATCAGCAGGCCCGCACCATTTTAAGCTTTATCCAGCAGCGAGGATGGGGAGTGGCCTGGGTGCTGGATACGCACCCGCATGCCGACCATTTTTCTGCCGCCACCTGGCTGGCGCAGAAAACCGGCGCCCTTACCGGCATAGGCGAAAAAATTACCGCCGTGCAGGGGCTGTGGCAAGACATCTATAATTTGAAAGAATTGCCTCCCGCCGAGACCCTGTGGGATGCGCTGTTTGCGGATGGGGACGTCTTTTTTATCGGCAACCTGCGCGCTGAAGTCTTGCTGTCTCCTGGCCACACGCTGGCGTCCGTCACTTATCACATTGCCGATGCGGCGTTTATTCACGATACGTTTTTCATGCCGGACAGCGGCACCGCAAGGGCCGATTTCCCCGGCGGAAATGCGGAAGCCCTGTGGGATTCGTTGCAGCGGATCTTGAGCCTGCCTGCGGATACCCGCCTGTTTACCGGCCATGATTACCGCCCGGCGGGGCGTGAGGCCCGGTGGGAAAGCACTGTGAGAGAGCAGCGCGAGAACAACCCCTGGGTGGCTAACATGGATAAAGCTCAATTTATCGCGCAAAGAAAGCAGCGAGACGCCACGTTGCCGCATCCGGAATTGATGCTGATGGCGCTGCAGGTCAACATTCGCGGCGGCGTACTGCCTGATTGCGAAGATGATGGGCGGCACTACCTCAAAATTCCTGTTAATCGCTTCAAGGGATGA
- the adhP gene encoding alcohol dehydrogenase AdhP, with the protein MKAAVVTKNHTVDIQDKVLRPLKHGEAALKMECCGVCHTDLHVKNGDFGEVPGITLGHEGIGVVSAVGEGVTSLKVGDRASVAWFYQGCGHCEYCVSGNETLCRSVKNAGYSVDGGMAEECIVVADYAVKVPDGLDSFAASSITCAGVTTYKAVKISDIKPGQWIAIYGLGGLGNLALQYAKNVFNAKVIAIDVNDGQLEFAKQIGADLTINSKTQNAEEIIQQQTGGAHAAVVTAVAKAAFNSAVNAVRAGGKVVAVGLPPESMDLSIPRLVLDGIQVVGSLVGTREDLKEAFQFAAEGKVTPKVTKRPLRDINAIFDEMKAGTIRGRMVIDLGMAK; encoded by the coding sequence ATGAAAGCTGCCGTAGTGACGAAAAACCATACCGTAGACATTCAGGATAAAGTGCTGCGCCCGCTGAAGCACGGCGAAGCGGCGTTGAAAATGGAGTGTTGCGGGGTGTGCCACACCGATTTGCACGTGAAAAACGGCGATTTCGGCGAGGTGCCGGGCATTACGTTGGGGCATGAGGGCATCGGCGTGGTCTCCGCCGTCGGTGAGGGCGTCACCTCGTTAAAAGTGGGTGACCGCGCCAGCGTCGCCTGGTTTTACCAGGGGTGCGGCCATTGCGAATACTGCGTCAGCGGCAACGAGACCCTGTGCCGCTCGGTGAAAAACGCCGGCTACAGCGTTGACGGCGGTATGGCGGAAGAGTGCATCGTGGTGGCGGACTACGCGGTGAAAGTGCCGGATGGGCTCGATTCTTTCGCCGCCAGCAGCATCACCTGCGCCGGCGTCACCACCTACAAGGCGGTGAAGATTTCCGATATCAAACCGGGGCAGTGGATCGCCATTTATGGGCTTGGCGGGCTAGGCAACCTGGCGTTGCAGTACGCCAAGAACGTGTTTAACGCCAAAGTGATCGCCATCGACGTCAACGACGGTCAGTTGGAGTTCGCCAAACAGATCGGCGCCGATCTGACCATCAACTCCAAAACGCAAAACGCGGAGGAGATCATTCAACAGCAAACCGGCGGCGCTCACGCGGCGGTGGTGACGGCGGTGGCGAAAGCCGCCTTCAACTCGGCGGTGAATGCGGTGCGCGCCGGCGGTAAAGTGGTGGCCGTGGGGCTGCCGCCGGAGAGCATGGATCTGAGCATTCCGCGCCTGGTGCTGGACGGCATTCAGGTGGTGGGGTCGCTGGTGGGCACGCGCGAAGATCTGAAGGAGGCGTTCCAGTTCGCCGCGGAAGGCAAGGTGACGCCGAAAGTGACCAAGCGGCCGCTGAGGGATATCAACGCCATCTTCGACGAGATGAAGGCGGGCACCATTCGCGGTCGCATGGTGATCGATCTCGGCATGGCGAAGTAG
- a CDS encoding aldehyde dehydrogenase family protein, with the protein MKYVHPGLPGSLVSFRKRYGNYIGGKFVEPVSGNYFTNTSPVTGQPIAEFPRSDAKDIELALDAAHAAADAWGKTSVQERSNVLLAIADRIESRLEMLALTETWDNGKPIRETLNADLPLAVDHFRYFAGCLRAQEGTAAEIDQNTVAYHIYEPLGVVGQIIPWNFPLLMAAWKLAPALAGGNCVVLKPAEQTPLGISVLMEEIGDLLPPGVLNVVQGFGGEAGEALARSKRIEKIAFTGSTPVGRHILACAAENIIPSTVELGGKSPNIYFEDIMQAEPEFIDKAVEGLVLGFFNQGEVCTCPSRALIQESIYPQFMEKVLARIATIRQGDPFDTETMIGAQASKQQYDKILSYIDIAKNEGGKIVAGGEPAQRGDEVQNGFYLQPTLITGNNSMRFFREEIFGPVIGVTTFKDEAEALALANDTEFGLGAGLWTRDINRAYRMGRAIKAGRVWTNCYHLYPAHAAFGGYKNSGIGRETHKAALSHYQQVKNLLVSYDAKPLGLF; encoded by the coding sequence ATGAAATATGTTCACCCCGGTTTGCCTGGCTCGCTGGTTTCGTTCCGTAAACGCTATGGCAACTACATTGGCGGCAAATTTGTCGAACCGGTATCCGGCAACTACTTCACCAACACCTCGCCGGTGACCGGCCAGCCGATCGCCGAATTCCCGCGTTCCGACGCCAAAGACATCGAGCTGGCGCTTGACGCGGCGCATGCGGCGGCGGACGCCTGGGGCAAAACCAGCGTGCAGGAGCGTTCCAACGTGCTGCTGGCGATCGCCGATCGCATCGAATCGCGGCTGGAGATGCTGGCGCTGACCGAAACCTGGGACAACGGCAAACCGATCCGCGAAACCCTGAATGCCGATCTGCCGTTGGCGGTCGACCATTTCCGTTACTTCGCCGGCTGCCTGCGCGCGCAGGAAGGCACCGCGGCGGAGATCGACCAGAACACCGTGGCTTACCATATCTATGAACCGCTGGGCGTGGTCGGCCAGATCATTCCGTGGAACTTCCCACTGCTGATGGCCGCCTGGAAACTGGCGCCAGCGCTGGCGGGCGGTAACTGCGTGGTGCTGAAGCCGGCGGAACAAACGCCGCTCGGCATCAGCGTGCTGATGGAAGAGATCGGCGATCTGCTGCCGCCGGGCGTGCTCAACGTCGTGCAAGGTTTCGGCGGCGAGGCCGGCGAAGCGCTGGCGCGCAGCAAACGCATCGAAAAAATCGCCTTCACCGGATCCACGCCGGTCGGCCGCCACATCCTCGCCTGTGCGGCGGAGAACATCATCCCCAGCACCGTCGAGCTGGGCGGAAAATCGCCGAACATTTATTTTGAAGACATCATGCAGGCGGAACCGGAGTTTATCGACAAAGCGGTTGAGGGGCTGGTGCTCGGCTTCTTCAATCAGGGGGAGGTGTGCACCTGCCCTTCACGCGCGCTGATCCAGGAATCCATCTACCCGCAGTTTATGGAGAAAGTGCTGGCGCGTATCGCTACCATCCGCCAGGGCGATCCCTTCGACACCGAGACCATGATCGGCGCCCAGGCGTCAAAACAGCAGTACGACAAGATCCTGTCCTACATCGACATCGCTAAAAACGAGGGGGGCAAAATCGTTGCGGGCGGCGAGCCCGCCCAGCGCGGCGACGAAGTGCAAAACGGTTTCTACCTGCAGCCGACGCTGATTACCGGCAACAACAGCATGCGTTTCTTCCGCGAGGAGATCTTCGGGCCGGTGATTGGCGTCACCACCTTCAAGGATGAGGCCGAAGCCCTGGCGCTGGCCAACGACACCGAGTTCGGGCTGGGCGCCGGGCTGTGGACCCGCGACATCAACCGCGCTTACCGCATGGGCCGCGCGATCAAGGCCGGGCGCGTATGGACCAACTGCTACCACCTGTACCCGGCGCACGCCGCGTTCGGCGGCTACAAGAACTCCGGCATCGGGCGCGAGACCCACAAGGCTGCGCTATCGCACTATCAACAGGTGAAAAACCTGCTGGTCAGCTACGACGCCAAGCCGCTGGGCCTGTTCTGA
- a CDS encoding sigma-54-dependent Fis family transcriptional regulator, giving the protein MLSDDRLPAEGASVLTQPLAESWQRSQGYGLTRTDQHIPFIKAGLLEELRSRNDWVPQRVQPLIEQLGAQITRQPAIVVIADAGGLVLETRGNTDFLHKASRFALAPGNQWGEAERGTNAIGTALALGAFCEVRGDQHFLNQNAGLNCTAAPIYRPDGRIAGILDLSAPAQRPYRDAQRLIMQAVRHIEHRWVRSAIADRHWTLRLHADARCLGSAQELLLVFHDEVLIAANRLAMMEFRLSSASFGSVEFTQLFPDLLRQPSGAPRQTLAGNQQHYYSLLEVPQRRVSALRSAPPERHDEQHQKALRILNAGLSLCVTGETGCGKEHFSRRLFQESRWRNGNFVAINCAALPEPLIESELFGYAPGAFTGANPKGYIGKIREADGGVLFLDEIGDMPAGLQTRLLRVLQEKTVTPLGSRSAYPVEFALVCATHHDLHRQVEAGAFREDLLYRIQEYSLRIPPLRERVQLEAFILQLWRELGGERRDIRLLPDALAMLARYPWPGNVRQLLSTLKVLLALADDHAVLTLDDLPQSIAVLAPRQENADTEQGALQAAIDRAGGNLSRAAKALGVSRSTLYRKLGRQKTAAE; this is encoded by the coding sequence ATGTTGTCTGACGACCGCTTGCCCGCAGAGGGCGCCAGCGTGCTGACCCAGCCGTTGGCGGAATCCTGGCAACGCAGCCAGGGTTATGGTTTGACGCGCACCGATCAACATATCCCGTTTATCAAAGCCGGATTGCTTGAAGAGCTGCGCAGCCGCAACGATTGGGTGCCGCAGCGGGTACAGCCGTTGATCGAGCAGCTGGGTGCGCAAATTACGCGCCAGCCCGCCATTGTGGTGATCGCCGACGCCGGCGGACTGGTGCTGGAAACCCGCGGCAATACCGACTTTCTGCATAAGGCGTCGCGCTTTGCGCTGGCGCCGGGCAACCAGTGGGGAGAAGCGGAGCGGGGCACCAACGCCATCGGCACCGCGCTGGCGCTGGGCGCATTCTGCGAAGTGCGCGGCGACCAGCATTTTCTCAACCAAAATGCCGGATTGAACTGCACCGCCGCGCCGATCTATCGTCCGGATGGCCGCATTGCCGGCATACTGGATCTCTCCGCCCCCGCGCAGCGCCCGTACCGCGATGCACAGCGCCTGATCATGCAGGCGGTGCGGCATATCGAACACCGCTGGGTCAGAAGCGCGATCGCCGATCGCCACTGGACGCTGCGCCTGCACGCCGATGCCCGCTGCCTGGGCAGCGCGCAAGAGCTGCTGCTGGTGTTTCACGACGAAGTGCTGATCGCCGCCAATCGGCTGGCGATGATGGAGTTCCGGCTTTCGTCGGCCTCATTCGGCTCCGTTGAGTTCACCCAACTGTTTCCCGACCTGTTGCGACAGCCTTCCGGCGCACCGCGCCAGACGCTGGCCGGCAATCAACAGCACTATTATTCGTTGCTTGAGGTGCCGCAGCGCCGCGTCAGCGCTCTGCGTTCTGCGCCGCCGGAACGGCACGACGAGCAGCATCAGAAAGCGCTGCGCATTCTCAACGCCGGCCTTTCGCTGTGCGTGACCGGCGAAACCGGCTGCGGTAAAGAGCATTTCAGCCGCCGCCTGTTTCAAGAGAGCCGCTGGCGCAACGGCAACTTTGTGGCGATCAACTGCGCGGCGCTGCCTGAGCCGCTGATCGAATCCGAACTGTTTGGTTATGCGCCGGGGGCGTTTACCGGCGCCAATCCGAAAGGCTACATCGGCAAGATCCGCGAGGCGGACGGCGGCGTGCTGTTTCTCGATGAAATCGGCGACATGCCGGCGGGCCTGCAAACGCGCCTGCTGCGGGTGTTACAGGAAAAAACGGTCACGCCCCTCGGCAGCCGCAGCGCTTATCCGGTCGAATTCGCGCTGGTCTGCGCCACGCACCACGATCTGCATCGGCAGGTAGAGGCGGGGGCGTTTCGCGAGGATTTGCTGTACCGCATACAGGAATACAGCCTGCGCATCCCGCCGCTCAGAGAGCGGGTGCAGCTGGAGGCCTTCATTTTGCAGCTATGGCGAGAGCTGGGCGGCGAGCGGCGCGACATTCGTCTGTTGCCGGATGCGCTGGCGATGCTGGCGCGCTATCCGTGGCCCGGCAACGTGCGGCAACTGTTGAGCACGCTCAAGGTGCTGCTGGCGCTGGCGGACGATCATGCGGTACTTACCCTGGACGATCTTCCTCAGTCCATCGCGGTGCTGGCGCCGCGGCAAGAGAACGCCGATACCGAACAGGGGGCGCTGCAGGCGGCGATCGACAGGGCGGGCGGCAATCTCAGCCGGGCGGCGAAGGCGCTCGGCGTTTCGCGCAGCACGCTGTACCGCAAGCTGGGAAGGCAGAAAACGGCGGCGGAATGA
- a CDS encoding ABC transporter substrate-binding protein produces the protein MIYSKKMIVIAALLSFSAAAAPGVDLVSNETPIHTAKSAEAVAKIPAGFRFVEPGTLTVAISLLGSGPPFGLYARDNKTVIGSEADIARLVADGLGLKLKLVPTSWEDWPLGVASGKYDAAVYNITVTNERKTKFDFATYRQDTLGFYVKSDSKITQIKTAPDIAGKKIIVDSGTNQEAVLLAWDKENRAKGLAPLQPVYVTDKAASTLAIQSGRADATFGPNVSGAYQARLTGKTRLVGIVPGGWPKTANIAVTLKKGNGLVDAVQASLNSAIANGSYLQVLDRWAESDEKIAHSEINPPGLGD, from the coding sequence ATGATATATAGCAAAAAGATGATAGTGATTGCGGCGCTGCTGAGTTTTTCCGCCGCCGCCGCACCAGGCGTGGATCTCGTCTCCAACGAAACGCCTATCCACACGGCGAAAAGCGCCGAAGCCGTGGCCAAAATCCCCGCCGGCTTCCGGTTCGTGGAACCCGGCACGCTGACGGTCGCCATTTCTCTGCTGGGCAGCGGCCCGCCGTTCGGCCTGTACGCCCGCGACAATAAAACGGTGATTGGCAGCGAGGCGGACATCGCGCGCCTGGTGGCCGACGGTTTGGGGTTGAAACTCAAGCTGGTGCCCACCTCGTGGGAAGACTGGCCGCTGGGGGTGGCCTCCGGCAAATATGACGCCGCGGTTTACAACATCACCGTGACCAACGAACGCAAGACCAAATTCGATTTCGCCACCTATCGGCAGGATACGCTGGGTTTCTACGTCAAATCCGACAGTAAAATCACCCAGATCAAAACCGCGCCGGATATCGCCGGTAAAAAGATCATCGTCGATTCCGGCACCAATCAGGAAGCGGTGCTGCTGGCCTGGGACAAAGAGAACCGCGCCAAGGGATTAGCGCCGCTGCAACCGGTGTACGTCACCGACAAGGCCGCCTCCACGCTGGCCATTCAGTCCGGCCGCGCCGACGCCACCTTCGGGCCCAACGTTTCCGGCGCCTATCAGGCGCGGCTGACCGGCAAAACCCGGCTGGTGGGCATCGTGCCCGGCGGCTGGCCGAAGACCGCCAACATCGCCGTCACGCTGAAAAAAGGCAACGGCCTGGTGGACGCGGTGCAGGCTTCGCTCAACAGCGCCATCGCCAACGGCAGCTATCTGCAGGTGCTGGATCGCTGGGCGGAGAGCGACGAGAAGATTGCCCATTCCGAGATTAACCCGCCGGGGCTGGGGGACTAG
- a CDS encoding MFS transporter — translation MSSRFATLGRIPRGVWVLGGVSLLMDVSSEMIHSLLPLFMATTLGASVIVIGLIEGLAEATALIVKVFSGVLSDYLGKRKGLALLGYGLGAISKPFFAIASSSGMVMSARLLDRVGKGIRGAPRDALVADVTPPEIRGAAFGLRQSLDTVGAFLGPLLAVGLMLLWHNDFRAIFWVAAIPAALAIALLFFGLKEPAAAITHKRTNPITRANLRLLGRSYWWVVSIGAIFTLARFSEAFLVLKAQQGGTPLALIPLVMVAMNLVYACSAYPFGKLSDRMSHEGLLKAGLLVLIAADLVLALSDHWAGVLFGVALWGVHMGMTQGLLAAMVAHTAPAHLRGTAFGMFNLISGVALLLASLGAGTLWELFGSASTFYAGAVICVVTLVGMKLAPFGARQGA, via the coding sequence ATGTCGTCGCGTTTCGCTACGTTGGGCCGCATACCGCGCGGCGTGTGGGTATTGGGTGGCGTGAGCCTGCTGATGGACGTTTCCTCGGAGATGATCCATAGCCTGTTGCCGCTGTTTATGGCGACGACGCTCGGCGCCAGCGTGATCGTCATCGGGTTGATCGAAGGGCTGGCGGAGGCGACGGCGTTGATCGTCAAGGTGTTCTCCGGCGTGCTCAGCGATTATCTCGGCAAACGCAAAGGGTTGGCGCTGCTGGGTTACGGGCTGGGCGCCATCAGCAAACCGTTTTTCGCCATCGCGTCGTCGTCCGGCATGGTGATGAGCGCGCGCCTGCTGGATCGCGTAGGCAAAGGCATCCGCGGAGCGCCGCGCGATGCCCTGGTGGCCGACGTGACGCCGCCGGAGATCCGCGGCGCGGCTTTCGGGCTGCGCCAGTCGCTGGATACCGTCGGCGCCTTTTTAGGTCCGCTGCTAGCCGTCGGTCTGATGCTGCTGTGGCACAACGATTTTCGCGCCATCTTCTGGGTGGCGGCGATCCCGGCGGCGCTGGCGATTGCGCTGCTGTTTTTCGGTCTGAAAGAGCCGGCCGCCGCGATAACCCACAAGCGCACCAACCCGATTACCCGCGCCAACCTGCGGCTGTTGGGGCGCAGCTATTGGTGGGTGGTGAGCATCGGCGCGATCTTTACGCTGGCGCGTTTCAGTGAAGCGTTCCTGGTCTTGAAGGCGCAGCAGGGCGGCACGCCGCTGGCGTTGATCCCGCTGGTGATGGTCGCCATGAATCTGGTCTACGCCTGTTCGGCCTATCCGTTCGGCAAATTGTCCGACCGCATGAGTCATGAAGGATTGCTGAAAGCCGGGCTGCTGGTGCTGATCGCCGCCGATCTGGTATTGGCGCTGAGCGATCATTGGGCGGGCGTGCTGTTTGGCGTGGCGCTGTGGGGCGTGCACATGGGCATGACGCAGGGGCTGTTGGCGGCAATGGTGGCGCACACCGCGCCGGCGCATCTGCGCGGCACCGCGTTCGGCATGTTCAATCTGATCAGCGGCGTGGCATTGCTGCTGGCGAGTCTCGGGGCCGGAACCCTGTGGGAGCTGTTCGGTTCCGCCTCCACCTTTTACGCCGGGGCGGTCATTTGCGTGGTGACGCTGGTCGGCATGAAACTGGCGCCGTTCGGCGCACGGCAGGGCGCTTAG
- a CDS encoding putative bifunctional diguanylate cyclase/phosphodiesterase, producing MTLLPKQSNNKNPIDLYSEIVDDLPGLICFGNRLGGYFNKQWRDYTGAIAGEHGAADWLDALHTDDRDRLAAQWRQAIVALSSFAGEARLRERSGAYRWFMLAFNARQDGMAQEPSWYLTATDIHPQMLQRQQNVQALSIQQDMLDASVDCIKVINHDGTLRHMNRSGSLALGLDPAQKEFGMPWLGLLSPEIRRRGSKALRSVRAGKNARFAGLSVTPQGKKQHWDNILTPVSDEHGAVAEILCVSRDVTSQRVMEQRLLLASEYDELTGLPNRRLFKKKLKQEMKRALHGKKSLGLMLLDLDHFKLVNDTLGHAAGDHLLRVLGKRLSACMNAHSFVSRLGGDEFAVVISDVENEQDIFRIANKFLLQLETPITHGGKTLHCGMSIGGAIYPKDARDASELMKCADTALYELKDGGRGGVYMFDRKMMDKARARASQLNYARQIVRDNCIRPSYQPKVCLIDGSIVGFEALLRWHCPQNGVQLPATVSEAFNDYELATKISEAMQLKVFADIARWRAAGVAVRPISLNVSPIEFLRDNYAETFLQRLLKFRIPHHLIELEVTEHAFNKHGSKYVLRALQMLKEMGIRIALDDFGTGHSSFSHIMDYPLDCIKLDCDFIQRMNTEPAILAIVESIGILGQKLSIDIIAEGVETEQQRQTLCEAGFHIGQGFLFSRAVESQQVPELLQAMPQSVEGR from the coding sequence ATGACCCTGTTGCCCAAGCAGAGCAATAACAAAAATCCGATTGATCTCTATAGCGAAATCGTAGACGACTTGCCGGGTCTGATTTGCTTCGGCAACCGCCTTGGCGGTTACTTCAATAAGCAGTGGCGCGACTATACCGGCGCCATCGCCGGTGAGCACGGCGCCGCAGACTGGCTCGATGCCCTGCACACCGACGATCGCGATCGCCTGGCCGCGCAATGGCGCCAGGCGATCGTTGCCCTCTCCTCATTCGCCGGCGAAGCTCGTCTGCGCGAGCGCAGCGGCGCCTACCGGTGGTTCATGCTGGCGTTTAACGCCCGTCAGGACGGCATGGCGCAGGAGCCCAGCTGGTATCTCACCGCCACCGACATCCATCCGCAAATGCTGCAACGCCAGCAAAACGTTCAGGCGCTCTCTATCCAGCAAGACATGCTGGACGCCAGCGTCGATTGCATCAAAGTCATCAATCACGATGGCACGCTGCGCCACATGAATCGCTCCGGCAGCCTGGCGCTCGGTCTTGATCCGGCGCAAAAAGAGTTTGGCATGCCCTGGCTGGGGCTCCTGTCCCCCGAGATCCGTCGCCGCGGCAGCAAGGCGCTGCGCAGCGTCAGAGCCGGAAAAAATGCGCGCTTCGCGGGATTGAGCGTGACGCCGCAGGGTAAAAAACAGCACTGGGACAACATTCTCACACCGGTCAGCGACGAACACGGCGCCGTGGCCGAGATTTTGTGCGTCTCGCGCGACGTGACGTCGCAACGCGTGATGGAACAGCGCCTGTTGCTCGCCAGCGAATATGACGAATTGACCGGCCTGCCCAACCGACGCTTATTCAAGAAAAAGCTGAAGCAAGAGATGAAGCGCGCCCTGCACGGCAAAAAGTCGCTTGGGCTGATGCTGCTGGATCTTGACCACTTCAAGCTGGTGAACGACACGCTGGGCCACGCGGCGGGCGACCATCTGCTGCGGGTCTTGGGTAAAAGGCTCAGCGCCTGCATGAATGCGCATTCGTTCGTCTCCCGCCTCGGCGGCGACGAGTTTGCCGTGGTGATCAGCGACGTCGAAAACGAGCAGGATATTTTCCGCATCGCCAACAAGTTTCTGCTGCAGTTGGAGACGCCGATCACCCACGGCGGCAAGACGCTGCATTGCGGCATGAGCATCGGCGGCGCCATCTATCCCAAAGACGCTCGCGACGCTTCGGAGCTGATGAAATGCGCCGATACCGCGCTGTATGAACTGAAAGACGGCGGCCGCGGCGGCGTCTACATGTTCGATCGCAAGATGATGGACAAAGCCCGCGCCCGCGCCAGCCAGCTCAACTACGCGCGCCAGATCGTGCGCGACAACTGCATCCGCCCCAGCTACCAACCGAAGGTCTGCCTGATCGACGGCAGCATCGTCGGCTTTGAAGCGCTGCTGCGCTGGCACTGCCCGCAAAACGGCGTACAGCTGCCGGCGACGGTAAGCGAGGCGTTCAACGACTACGAATTGGCAACCAAGATCAGCGAAGCCATGCAGCTGAAAGTCTTCGCCGATATCGCCCGCTGGCGCGCGGCCGGCGTGGCGGTGCGGCCTATCTCGCTGAATGTGTCGCCGATCGAGTTTTTACGCGACAACTACGCCGAAACCTTCCTGCAACGCCTGCTGAAGTTCCGCATTCCCCATCACCTGATCGAACTGGAAGTGACCGAACACGCGTTCAACAAGCACGGTTCGAAATACGTACTGCGCGCGCTGCAAATGCTCAAAGAGATGGGTATCCGCATCGCGCTGGACGATTTCGGCACCGGCCACTCCTCGTTCAGCCATATCATGGACTACCCGCTGGACTGCATTAAGCTGGACTGCGACTTTATTCAACGCATGAACACCGAACCGGCGATCCTGGCGATCGTGGAAAGCATCGGCATTCTCGGTCAAAAGCTGTCGATCGATATCATCGCCGAAGGCGTGGAAACCGAGCAGCAGCGCCAAACGCTGTGCGAAGCCGGTTTCCATATCGGCCAGGGTTTTCTGTTCAGCCGGGCGGTCGAGTCCCAGCAGGTGCCCGAGCTGCTGCAGGCGATGCCGCAATCTGTCGAGGGCCGCTAA